The Anabaena sp. PCC 7108 region AGGCAATTATATTAGTTGGTCTAACAATTCATGTATGTATACGTATTTTCGGAATTAAACAGTTTTTAAATTATGGTGATAGCAGTGGCGAGTTCAAGAAGGCAGGAGGCAGAGGGCAGAGGGCAGAAGGAACCAATTGGAAAGGGATTGTGACCCCTCCCAATCGGAAGCTCCCAAATTTTCGATTTGGGAGGGGCTTCATACCCTTACTCCTTTCAGTCGTGGGCAGAGGAGACATTCCTTCTGCCTCCTGCCTCCTGCCCTCTGCCTTTACCGGTGACTGCATTAAAGGATAAGATTTAGGACGACGTTTTCGGACTCTCGGTTCAGTCCGTGCAGGTCTTTTTGGAACTTCTTTATGCACAATCACCTTTAACAATGTGCGATAAACCTGATTACATTTACTTGCTTCTTCAGTCACTAACTGAGTAATAAAATTATGGAAATGTTGCCTCGTTCCCTGTAATGATAACCTCAAAGGTGATACCCCATAACTGTTGCCAGCCGACCCTTCGGGTTCAGCAGTCGCCTACGGAGGGAAACCCTCCTGCAGCGCAGCTTCACCACATTAAAGACCGTAACAGATTGTAAGCCAACAAAAAAGCCCAGATTTCTTTCCTAACCATTGCTGGAGTCTTACCTCATCTACTAGAAAGGCTATTTATGTTCATGACATTGATTTCTGCATTTGTCCTTGGGTTTGTTGCGGGACTGCGAGCGTTGACAGCCCCTGCTGCTTTATTTTTGGCACGTGGCGGCATTATAGGGATCGTTCTGGCTGTATTGGCAGTGGCTGAGTTGATTGGCGATATGCTGCCGCAAATCCCCTCTCGCACCAGTCCCCCAGCGTTGATTGCGCGGATTCTCAGTGGTGGCATTGTGGGATGGTTAGTCACCGGGGCAAACAGCAGTTTTGCACCCGTTGGAGCGATCCTTGGTGTTGTAGGTGCGCTGGCAGGTACGTATGGGGGTCGGGCGGTGCGGATAGCCGCCATTGAAAGGATTGGTGCAGTTCCTGCTGCCCTGGCTGAGGATGTTGTAGCGATCGCTCTGGCTGCCTTTATCATTACCCGTTGATGGGCATCCGCCGAGGTATGTGCAAAATGGGACACGTTGTAAAGATATATTAAGCAGATGTCTAAAAGCCTTGATTTTACGTTGTTTCAATTTCAGATTGAGCGTGTCCTTTGTTATGACAACATCCCCTAAAAAGGTCATTAATGGGCAAGTTTAAGGGACGGAATAGCGTGAAGAGTAGATTTTAGTGTACAAAAACTTGAATGTCTCCTTACCATTTTTGGGCAAGTTAGTAAATTTCTCAAGCACGTTCCGCAACATTTGTTTACAACGTGTCCCATTTTGCACATACCTCGGCGACTAAGCTGTTGTGCAGCTAAATCGAATAAACAGCATTACCTTTATTTTTAACTTTGCGCTCCCATTTAATAATAAGACCTCCTTCGTTTAGCAATTTATTTAATAATTCTTCTAACTGTTCTACTGATTCAAATAATCTGTGAGCTATATATTCTTTCGCTGAATGCCATACCAGTTCAATTAAATTATAATCTGGACTATAAGGTGGTAAAAATTCTAGAATAATATTTGGCATTTCTGCCTCAATACGAGCCAAAATATCTTTTCTTTTATGGTAACTAGCATTATCAAGAATAATCACTATTTTAGCCGAATTATTATTAAAATCTTCAGGCTGATTTCCAGCTTCTATCCATTCCTGTTTTAAAAAATGATTCAGAGATTTCAATTGTTCATAAAACACATCTGCATTTCCTTGTTTAATCACAAAATTTATTCTTTTCTTGTCATGATAACGCAACCCTCCCATAATATTCACTCTTCCCCTTCTTCTTTGTCCTGTCACCTCTTTTCTCTTACCTTTCTTTCCCCATGTTTTTCTTCTTATCACTCTTAAACTAAATCCACTCTCGTCCCAAAACCATACCTGTTAACGCTCTGGGGTTGATTTCGTTATTTTTAAATATTCAGCTAATTTTTCTTTAAATAATTTACGCTTCTCTGGACTTTGCTTATCCTCTAGGCTATACTTTGCCCAAAGATAAACGTACTTTTTTCTCTCTAAAATTCTCCTTACTTGCGAACTACTTAACTTTATTCCTGTCTCTATTTCTAGATATGTCGCTAATCTTGCTGATGTCCATCTGCCAAATTCATATCCACATTCATCAGGATTCTTCTCAATTACTTCTAACAACAAAGTCTCGTATTCTTTTGTTACTTTACGGAAGTTACCTTCTCTTCTTCCATCTAAAAAACTGTCTATGTTCTCCGGATCTCCATGCACTGCCCAATATGCTACTGTTGTATATGCTATGTTTAAAAAATCACTTATTTCTTGGTAAGTTTTTCCATCATTCATCAACAATAATATTAGTATTTTCTCTCTTACATAAGGATTATCTTGTTCTTTTAGGTGTTTTAAGAGATTTTCTCTCTGTTCTTGAGACAAATGGTTTTTTGCTGGCATAATTCATAAGCGATCCGTAGGAATCGCTTAGTTACTTAATTCTTTATTATACAATCTAGCTGCACAACAGCTTACCCTATATCTACCCCAACTTTGAATTCAAAACCCGAGTTTTTTAACTCGAAAAGCAACGGTTTAAGGTTCTCTAACCCGGATTTCTCACAAAGAAAAATAAAAAAAGGGTCAAAAACTGCGAAAATGTATATGTAGAAAGCATTTCAACAGCTATACAGATTGGGAAACGCTCATAATTTACATAGGAGCCACATGAGTACAATCACGACTAAAGATGGTACGCAAATATACTATAAAGACTGGGGGACAGGACAGCCCATTGTCTTCAGCCACGGCTGGCCACTGAGCGCGGATGCTTGGGAATCGCAGATGTTTTTTCTCGCCTCCCACGGTTACCGCTGCATCGCACATGATCGTCGCGGTCATGGGCGATCAAGTCAACCGTGGCACGGTAATGACATGGATACCTACGCCGACGATCTGGCGGAACTTTTCGAGGCGCTGGATATTCAGGATGCGGTGATGATCGGACACTCTACTGGCGGTGGTGAAGTGGCGCGCTTCATTGGAAGGCACGGCACCAAGCGCGTTTCCAAGGCAGTGCTGGTGGGTGCGGTGCCGCCGCTCATGCTCAAGACCGAGGCAAATCCCGGTGGGCTACCCATTGAGGTCTTTGACGGCTTTCGGGCGGCATTGTTGGCTGACCGCTCCCAGTTCTTCCTGGATGTACCCAGTGGGCCATTCTTTGGCTTCAATCGACCTGGTGCCAAAGTCTCCCAAGGGCTAATCTATTCGTGGTGGATGCAGGGAATGATGGCTGGACATAAAAACACCTATGACTGCATTAAGGCGTTTTCGGAAACAGATTTCACCGAAGATTTGAAGAAGTTTGATGTGCCGACGTTGATCATTCATGGTGATGACGATCAGATCGTGCCAATTGGTGCTTCTGCTCTTTTGTCTGCGAAGCTCGTCAAGAATTCGACTTTGAAAATCTATCCTGGGGGATCGCATAGTCTGGGCGATACAAGCAAAGAACAACTCAACGCCGACCTGCTGGAATTTATTAAATCCTGATGCGGATGCACGGATGTGAGACATTACTGTTACAAATCTGGATGGCTGCATTCTTATTAGTTTGCACCTGTTTCGGACAGATATTTTCAACCCAATAACCACAGGGATCGCAAGCATGACAAAACTAGAGGGGAAAATCGCAGTTGTTACAGGTGCTTCTAAAGGCATCGGTGCCGCAATCGCCAAACATCTAGCAGCAGAAGGTGCAAGTGTTGTCGTCAACTACGCATCCAGCCAAGAAGGAGCCAATCGCGTGGTTGACGAGATTGTCAGCAAGGGCGGCAAGGCGATCGCAGTTCAGGCAAATGTTGCCAAAAAGGCAGAGATCGAACATCTGTTTGCAGAGACACAGCAAGCATTTGGCAAGCTTGATATTTTGGTCAACAATGCGGGAATTTATGAATTTTCTCCACTTGAAGACATCACGGAAGAACACTTCCACAAGCAATTCGATCTGAATGTGCTGGGATTAATCCTCACTTCACAACAAGCCATCAAGCACTTCGGCTCGGCGGGCGGCAGTATTATCAATATCAGTTCCATCGTTAGCACCCTCGCGCCCGCGAATGCCTCAATCTATAGCGCTACCAAAGCGGCTGTTGATGCCGTCACGAAGTCTCTAGCCAAAGAGTTGGGTTCACGTAACATCCGTGTCAACTCCATCAATCCTGGTATGGTGGACACGGAGGGGGCGCACACAGCAGGAATTACCGGGAGCGAAGGTCGCCAGCAGATTGAAGCGCAAACACCATTAGGCCGCATTGGACAGCCACAGGATATCGCTCCTGCCGTTGTCTTCCTTGCTTCCTCCGATTCAGCCTGGATCACTGGCGAAACGCTGTACATCACGGGTGGGCTTCGCTAGCTTTAGATGTCATAACTCAATCCAAACCCTACCTCAATGGCAGAGAATTTTTGACTTTGAGTGTGAGAGTTTTATGAAAGCAAACTATCCCCAAGGAGTTTAACACTGATGGAAACAGCAGATGTCATTGTCATCGGCAGTGGTCAAGGAGGCATTCCACTGGCGGCTGATTTTGCCAATGAGGGACGTAAAGTTGTCTTGTTTGAGCGCGATGCTTTAGGCGGCAGTTGCATCAACTATGGCTGCACTCCGTCTAAAGCATTCTTAGCAGCGGCTCATACAGCAGGTCGGGCAAGCCAGGGCAAGAAGTTAGGCATCCACACAAAGGTAGAAGTGGATTTTCCCGCTGTCATGAAGCGAGTTCGGGAAATCCGCAGCGGCTTTAATCAGGGGATTCGCCAGCGATTGGAGACTGCGGGTGTCAAAGTCATTTGTGCCGAAGCTTCTTTTGTGGGTGAACGGACGGTCAAAGGTGGAGATGTTACCCTTGAAGCTCCTCTGGTAATCATTAACACAGGTACGTCATCGTTGATTCCTGACATTCCTGGACTTGCAGGAACTCCCTACCTGACCAACCGTAACTTCTTTGACTTGAACACCTTACCAGCCCGTTTATTGGTGATTGGAGGCGGCTATATTGGCTTAGAATTGGGGCAAGGACTAGCGCGTTTGGGCAGTCAGACCCACTTAATTGTCCGGGGCGATCGCGTCCTGGGACAGGAAGAGGCTGATGTCAGCGAAGTCTTAGCAGAAGCATTAAAGCAGGATGGGATTCATCTCCACTTTGGAGTCAATGTGAATCACGTCGCCCACGAGAATAATCTGTTTAGTTTAACCCTGAGCAGTGGCGAACAACTCCAGGGGGAAGCATTGCTGGTTGTAATTGGACGAAAACCCAATACCAGTGCATTAAATGCCGCCGCCAGCAAAATTGAGCTAGACGATCACGGGTTTATTAAAATTGACGACCAGTTCCATACCACCTGTTCGGGAGTCTATGCCATTGGGGATGTTGCCAAACAGCCTGCCTTTACCCATGTATCGTGGGAGGACTATCGCCGCTTAAAAGCAATTTTGTCTGGAGAAAATCGGACAAGGAACGATCGCGTCCTTGGTTATGCGATCTACACAGAACCCCAGGTGGGGCGAGTGGGTATGACGTTAGAACAGGCTCAGAAACAAGGCATCAACGCTTGTGCCGTCACCTTACCCATGAGCCAAATTGCTCGTGCCATCGAGTGGGGGCATGACCTCGGATTTTATCGTATGGTAATCGACAGCGACACAGACAAAATCCTGGGAGCAACCCTAGTGGGGTACGAAACTGCTGAACTGGTGCATGTATTTTTATCCCTGATAGAAGCAGGAGCAACCTGGCAGTTATTAGAGCGATCAGTTCACATCCATCCCACCTATGGGGAAGCTTTACCCAGTCTGGCACGGTTGCTGCTTGGAGATAACATGCCAGGGTGTCCGAATAGGGGGTAAATTTAGCAAGGACACCTTTTTGGGGTACAACCGGGATACCTGCAATTTGGGACACGTTGTAAACAAATATTGCAAAAACCGATTTTGCGATTTACTAACTTGCCCAAAAATGGTAATGGGACATTCAAATTTTTGGATACTAAAATCAACTCTTCACGCGATTCACTCTCAAACTTGCCCATAAATCACGTGAAGCCGAGATCCGAGTAAAAACCTGCTGTCTGGGTCTGGGAACCGTTGCTATATCTAGATTATAGCCTTTTTGATATCGAACTAGAATTTCTGCATAAATGCACTGGCATTTTCACCCCATAATTGCTTTTCGCCTACCCAAGAGAATTATAAAAACTGTTGGTGAGAATACTCATATTTTCGTCTCTAACCCAGTATTACAGGAGTTTCCGCCAATTAGGCTGAAAATATGCTCATCGTCCAAGCCGTAAAAACTGCAAACAAAGTTAATAAATACTTCGGTTTTTGTAGCAATAGATACCCAAGAAAAGCACACGGACTGTCAATTTTACTTGAAAATTGCTGAAACCTATATAGGGATGGAGTTTCCAGACCATATTGACGGAAATTACAGCAAAAATTATACCACAACAAGGTAATTACAGCTTGTATAAACAGATGTAGCCAAATTAGAGTTAAAAATCAAACTAATGTTAGGTTGCATCAGTGCAAAAGTTCTGTATGATCTGGCTAATACGTCAATGAAGCGAGTAAGGGAGGTGAAGAGATAACAACTATAAAAATGGCAACAGGACAAAACACATACTTGTAGTACAGGCTTTGTCCCATCCTAAAGTTGCCGATTCTAGCTTTGCTCCATCAGTATCGGAGCGGGGTTAATTTCAAAGAAACCAAAGAAGTGGGAATTTAGTTTGGCGACTGAACCACCAATTGGCTTTCTTGAGATTATTTCATGTTGCTTTCTATTATATAGATTGCTGCAACATTTCAAGCCTTCCGACTGGAATATTTTGGAAAAAAAAGAATCAGACTCAGGATTTACCCACCTCCATTAGTTAGTGAAACAGGAAAAGAAGTCTGTAAGTATTGTGTAGTAAGAGTTTTAGCAGTTTAGCCAGCCGCCTACCCCTTACTATTCACGGTATCTAGAAAAAAAGATAGGGTGTGCAGTGCAAGAGAAAAAGGAGAAATTATTGCCCGAGTCTCTTTCTTGTCTCCCCCATCTGCCCAAACCTCAGATTTTTAGATACCCTGTGTAAGTCCCAAGATTCTTGATTCTTCGCCAAAAAATAAGCCAACCCAGAAAGAAGAAGCAGCAAATCTCATAAATATGTAAGAGCAACACGAATAACCCCCTCTGATACTCAATTAACCAAGTATCAAGAGGAATCTACCGTGATCAACGACAACAACCAAAGCCAAACATCTTCTACCTCCAAAATTTCTCTTTCAAGTAACAGCCAGTCTTCTACTCCACATCATTTAGAGCAGCAAGCAAGCAGGCAGTCTTCTACTCCACATCATCCAGAACAGCAAGCAAGTAGCCAGCCTTCTATTCACCCCCCCAACAACCTCACAGCAGCCGAATACCACGAACTAGCAGTAAACAGCGCCATCCATCCAGAACTGATAGAGCGCAACTTCATCCACATCGACGGCACTACAGTCTTCGACTACCTGTTTATCTCCAACACCCTCCCGCGCTTAAACGCAGGCAGAGTTACTAGCCCCTTCCTCAAGCTGTACCAATACGCCACAGAGGGGGGAATGTGGATATCGGGACTAGACCCCTTAAACAACTGGCAACGCATGGAGTGGGGACGCTTAAAATCTACCAACCCCCGCATTGACAAAAATGGCAACCTC contains the following coding sequences:
- a CDS encoding NAD(P)/FAD-dependent oxidoreductase → METADVIVIGSGQGGIPLAADFANEGRKVVLFERDALGGSCINYGCTPSKAFLAAAHTAGRASQGKKLGIHTKVEVDFPAVMKRVREIRSGFNQGIRQRLETAGVKVICAEASFVGERTVKGGDVTLEAPLVIINTGTSSLIPDIPGLAGTPYLTNRNFFDLNTLPARLLVIGGGYIGLELGQGLARLGSQTHLIVRGDRVLGQEEADVSEVLAEALKQDGIHLHFGVNVNHVAHENNLFSLTLSSGEQLQGEALLVVIGRKPNTSALNAAASKIELDDHGFIKIDDQFHTTCSGVYAIGDVAKQPAFTHVSWEDYRRLKAILSGENRTRNDRVLGYAIYTEPQVGRVGMTLEQAQKQGINACAVTLPMSQIARAIEWGHDLGFYRMVIDSDTDKILGATLVGYETAELVHVFLSLIEAGATWQLLERSVHIHPTYGEALPSLARLLLGDNMPGCPNRG
- a CDS encoding SDR family NAD(P)-dependent oxidoreductase, which encodes MTKLEGKIAVVTGASKGIGAAIAKHLAAEGASVVVNYASSQEGANRVVDEIVSKGGKAIAVQANVAKKAEIEHLFAETQQAFGKLDILVNNAGIYEFSPLEDITEEHFHKQFDLNVLGLILTSQQAIKHFGSAGGSIINISSIVSTLAPANASIYSATKAAVDAVTKSLAKELGSRNIRVNSINPGMVDTEGAHTAGITGSEGRQQIEAQTPLGRIGQPQDIAPAVVFLASSDSAWITGETLYITGGLR
- a CDS encoding alpha/beta fold hydrolase, translated to MSTITTKDGTQIYYKDWGTGQPIVFSHGWPLSADAWESQMFFLASHGYRCIAHDRRGHGRSSQPWHGNDMDTYADDLAELFEALDIQDAVMIGHSTGGGEVARFIGRHGTKRVSKAVLVGAVPPLMLKTEANPGGLPIEVFDGFRAALLADRSQFFLDVPSGPFFGFNRPGAKVSQGLIYSWWMQGMMAGHKNTYDCIKAFSETDFTEDLKKFDVPTLIIHGDDDQIVPIGASALLSAKLVKNSTLKIYPGGSHSLGDTSKEQLNADLLEFIKS